TACAAATTTTGCAAAACTACACTCCCCATCAACCGAAGAGTTGAAGACCTCGTCTCCAGGCTGACGTTAGATGAGAAAATATCTCAACTCGTTAACACAGCTGCCGCCATTCCACGACTCGGTATCCCTGGCTATGAGTGGTGGTCTGAAGCCTTGCATGGGGTGGCCTTCGTGGCCAACATAAGCCAAGGTATCCGCTTCAATGGGACAATTCGATCTGCCACCAGTTTCCCTCAAGTCATCCTCACTGCTGCTTCATTTGATCCCTATCTATGGTACCGCATTGGCCAGGCAAGTCCTATAACTTTGTATTCATCTGTCTGCTTTAATGTCAACTCCAAAAGTATTCAAAGAGAAAGAGTTAgataatatatgtttttaataagaaaactagtttaattagaAGTCAAACTCGATTTAGATATTCTATCATTTTCATTGTGTGCTTACGAACAGGCAATTGGAATAGAAGCTAGAGGAGTGTATAACGCTGGACAAGCAAGAGGCATGACCTTTTGGAcaccaaatattaatatattcaGGGACCCAAGGTGGGGAAGAGGCCAAGAAACACCTGGCGAGGATCCATTGGTTACAGGGAAGTACGCAGTCTCATTTGTGAGAGGAATACAAGGGGACTCTTTCGAAGGCGGTAAGCTTGGTGAGAGTCTCCAAGTTTCAGCTTGTTGTAAGCATTTCACAGCTTATGATTTGGATAACTGGAAAGGAATTAACCGGTTCGTCTTTGATGCAAATGTAAGTgcattatcattatcattagtATTGTTTGTTTGTGTTTAAACTAACTTGATGGATTTCATTCAGGTGTTATGTGCTTTATCAATTGACCAATATTGATGTTGATGTTCCaccttttcttgtttttgtttctggATTTTGTGTAGGTCACGCTACAGGATTTAGCAGATACATATCAGCCTCCTTTCCAGAGTTGCATAGAGAAAGGGAAAGCCAGTGGGGTAATGTGTGCTTACAATCGTATTAATGGAGTTCCAAACTGTGCAGATTACAATCTCTTGTCAAAAACAGCCCGAGGACAGTGGGGTTTCAATGGGTAAGAAAATGGAATAAGATTGATAACAAGgtctttttccttttagaaACTACAACAACCATAATACAGAAAACTATTCAAAGGTCATTCAGAAGATGATTCTTTGTTTGGTTCAAAAACTATTCAGGTACATCACCTCAGACTGTGATGCTGTCTCAATCATATATGATGAACAAGGATATGTTAAAGAACCAGAGGACGCTGTTGCCGATGTTCTTACAGCCGGTAATTATAGTTGGCATTTTGTTTCTGGTTGATCAACTCTGTATTCTAAACTTGTTCTAGGTTACTCCAGCTATGATTCTAGTTTAAGAATGCTGATAAGATCAGTTAAGGTTTTTATCGATACATTTGATCAGGAATGGACTTGGACTGTGGTGAATATTTGAAGAACTACACCGGATCAGCtatcgaaaagaaaaaagtagcTGTGTCTGATATAGATAGAGCACTCCACAACCTTTTCTCAATCAGGATGAGGTTGGGACTTTTCAATGGCAACCCGGCTAAACAGCCTTTTGGAAACATCGGTTCTGACCAGGTCTGCTCCCAAGAACACCTGAACCTTGCTCTCGAGGCTGCTCGCAATGGCATTGTCCTTCTGAAAAACGATAACAGCCTCCTTCCACTTGCAAAAACTGAAATTACTTCCCTTGCTGTGATAGGTCCTAATGCCAATTCTAGCGAAACACTTGTTGGAAATTATGCAGGTCCTCCTTGTAATCCTGTTACACCATTGCAAGGATTGCAAAGCTATGTCAAGAACATCAACTACCATCCAGGTTGTAGTACGGTTAACTGTTCGTCTGATTTGGCTGATGAAGCAATGAAGATAGTTAAAGGGACAGACCAGGTGGTGTTAGTAATGGGATTGGATCAAACTCAGGAGAGGGAAGCTCATGATCGTGTCGACTTGGTTCTTCCTGGACATCAACAGAAACTCGTTACCCGCATCGCAAGCGCTGCAAATAAGCCTGTCATTCTTGTGCTTCTTTGTGGAGGTCCAGTAGACATAACATTTGCCAAGAATGATCAGAACATTGGAAGCATTATATGGGCTGGCTATCCCGGTGAAGCTGGAGGACGTGCATTAGCCGAAATTATATTTGGTGATCATAATCCAGGTGAAGTTTCCGTTACCAAATTtgtatgaataaaattatattcctTGGTTTTGCAGGATAACTGGAAATGCAATCATAATTTGTATACAGGAGGGAGATTACCAATTACATGGTATCCacaaaatttgactaaaataccGATGACAGACATGAGAATGCGGCCTGAACCATCTTCAGGTTATCCTGGACGTACTTACAGATTCTACCAAGGGCTGAAGGTATTCGAATTCGGCTACGGTCTCAGCTACACCAATTATTCCTATGAATTTCTCCCTCTTACAAAAGATAAGGTCTACTTAAACAATCAATCAAGTGATAAAATAGCTCTGGGATACAAGTCGGTTTCAGAGATGGGAACTGAACTTTGTGAAAAGAGCAAGCTCCCAGTCACAGTAAGGGTTCAAAACAACGGTGAGATGGATGGTAAGCATGCAGTGCTGCTCTTTGTGAGGCAAGCAAAGACTGGTAATGAAAGGCCAATAAAACAATTGGTGGGATTCAACAATGTTGATCTAAAGGCAGGGGAAAAAGCTGAAATCAAATTGGAGTTGAGCCCTTGTGAGCATCTTAGCAGTGCGGAGGGAGATGGTCAAATGGTGGTAGATGAAGGATCTTATTTCTTGAGCATTGGAGACAAAGAATCAGAGATTACAGTGGTTTTCTCGGAAGACACTAGCGATGCTGCCACATCAAAGCTCATGATCCTTCCAAGAATCCTGATATTCTTTTACatctattcattcattcattcattcattcctATGCATATTGTTCTGAAATGAATTAATGGACGGACCCTCTCAActttttacatgtaaaattctACTGATTGCTCAGTTGCctgtttttacaaaattattaagccaattttttttgttggtcATAAACAAAACAAAGTTCACAAAAACGAAGCTCTCAAAACATTCGTGgagtttaaaaaataacacaaacTTGGATGTTTCCATTTGATAACTCTTTTCATTGAGTGTTATGGCCTTACACACTTGGGTGCCAATCTAGGAAATTACGGGTGAAGTTGATCAGCTGCGAATAGCTACAAATACAAGTTTGTCGTAAAATCATAATAGGCTCTATCTTGCAAATTGAAGCTGGCatcttccttttttcttttctaatatcatgtttatttgtttttacttaTAGTTGATGTGGGTTTGTTTCTCAACTTGAAAACTACTTTAATAGTAGTGTCAATGTGAATTCGGATTCGGTACTTGTTATATTTCTATGAACCTACGTACTTACATCAAACTCTCCTAACAAACAATAACGTATACCACACTGCTTTTTATTCGAGACACTGCAATTTGGATTTAACAATTCAACTTGATTTGTagatttgaaaagtaaaagtacTAAATTCCCTAAAATAAAAGCAGGTGggctaaattctaaatttacgAAGAATTTAAGGACTTAGAACacattttaatctaatatataaataaataccacAAATCTTAACACATTAAATGCGCATGTGAAAATCACGTATTAAGAACACAAaggtgtgtttaaaaataatatacaataaataatgaaaagtatGATTTGGAACTAATTAATagtaacacatgaaatatgtatgatattaaaatacaaaaatataagattaaattgtgagtaaaacaaaatttaaactaaaaagcacgacatattaagaatattaaatgaatacaatTGATTATCATTGTTTCATCATTAATCTTTGAGTTGGTGTTGAGCTCATttgtgacactaactcaatcaacaacattattaacattcacaaaaaaaaaaagagaacacAGATATACTTATTCaagtttcatataaaaattaaattttattttagtttaaatggTAAATGGAAAAGTTTTATATGCACggtatttttgtttaaatctcattgtagaaatttttattgacttttaaaatatataaagatgaaaatattcacataattatataacttactttgtaaataaaatgaattttttggtaATTCTCTAACTGAGTTGGGATCCAGTTAATGGTTGGGTGACACAAACTCAATGTGCCATGTCAAATGCATTTCATATGTTTTGatgtaacaaattaaaatgcCTTTGAATAAAAGTTGAAGttgaacaaaattgacaaaattatatttcaaatgaGCCTAAGAGATATAATTCTGAACCTACTACTTTAAAatcttagaaaaaaaatttgaatcaacTTTTAATCAAGTTAAAATAGTTTCAATCGATCGAGTTATACTTTTTCaatcaaagttaaaattttttaaaacaagtcaGTATAGCTCCAagccaaaaagtatcgatacttgttaACCAAGTATTGATAGTTTCTAAAATATCGGTACCCCTCCgaaaattgataccaatttgACATTTTGTTTCTCAAATATTTCAGCTAAATATCGATCCAGTATATCGATATTTCTGGCTCCAACAATCACAGAATTTTgcattaaattctaaaaatatcgATAACTTGTTAGCAAGTATCGGTACTCGTGTTTGCAAGTGAATTAAATGCACTAATTATTTCATCTCCGACAGCTCTATTTAATTCTCCAACAACCACAacggttggaaatcaattaaggggaataaatatcatttttcaaaaatcctACAACAACAAAAGAGATTATTAAAGcttaaagatcaatcaaaaCAAACTTTTGCTTTCAATTCTCAACAATTTCCTTTATACACACTTGTAAGTTGGTGTTTTTCTTGCATTTGTgctcaatttataaatattatgctCTTTTAAGGGTTTGTTCTTAGTTTGCTTATTTGTTATTCTCTTTGAGAATGTTTTGTCTTAATGTttgggtagaaatcttaagggagtttgtaaggttaaaccttatcCTCAAAAGTTGTCAAATTAGTAAAATTGGAGAAATCTTTAGTTaaggaaagctaaggtagtcgAGTAGGCAATTAGGGCCGAACCACTACATATCGCCGTATTTATTGTCTTTATCTATTTTCTTAGCATCCACAACTTTTTAAAAGACCAGTTCACCCCCTCTTGACAATTTCGAGTTGATTAATCGAGTTaacaaaaattaactaatattttcaaatatatatatctaacataacatatatattaaaaatatatttttattagactTAAATACTCATTTAACCTTGAAAATcatataacaattttttttattctaacatttaatcttaacaaaaaaaaaattctaacttcaaaatactattaGCTTCATTATACTGGCTTTTTATTTTCCAGGtttgatttttatgaaatctggatttgatatgtttttCCCAATATCTTCTTCATGCTTCTTTACTAGTCCACACATCTCCCATCTTCTCCCTTCCACCCCCAACTCAGACGTCCAACACTACTCCTCTCGCCTTCAACCGCTCGTTCACACTCTCTataacacaaaaacaaaaagtttaTCAAATGACGCGTCACACAGAATCATATACTTAGTCAAAAAAAGCactttacttatttatattatctttattttaccAATAACACATTAAATAGTAGCCATATATGGAGACTTCGTCGGGCGGGTTATTACACTCTCAAGCTCCACCTCCAAGCTTCTTGCACAACCCACCAAAGCCATAGTTGATTGAAGAGACAAAAGGAAATGTTTAGGGTTTCTCcgatcaaataaaatcaaagagaaaaaagagtAAAGATAAAAGATTGTAGTGACTTTggtgattaattttaaatactcAACTTGATTTAGTGATGAAGAGAAAGAAGATTTGAGCttacttgaaagaaaaatatttctttgaatttttttgtgaaaggtgaattcattaattcattcaataaatGAAACCATACAACTtagagaggaaaaaaaatagcaaacacTCGTCGTAAATGATGAATGACAAGCTCTATCAACATAATATAAAAGCTTTAGCCTCAacatcaatagaacattatgacacgttgacaattggttttgtcacaactcaagcacgatatatctggagtgattgcaagcacttaatacTATAATGAAATAAGCCCGGATGGTCCAAAGCGGCGagcaaaaatcgacaaaagaatcgagtattcaccaaactagagaggacgacaacaaaatcatctgtaaaatcacttgtaaaactaaaattacatgCATAAGCAAGACTAAAAAACGTGCTACAAGAGTAGacaaaaaacttctaaaactgaagacttattaaagaatggaaaaacaaacaaaaaaacatataaaatttaagacaaCATGGGTTCAAATCGGCacgtgaaatcatttattattttaaaatactctcaaaccaaaaacaaattaagaagtTGACGAAGAGCCACTCACTTTCTAAGAAAAATTACTGATGGTCAGTAGAGTTTTAGCGAACAATAGGAACTGTCATCtgtccatcacaacttgtgaagacaacaaagatacctacaaaatagatctgcaaactgaaaagagagaagacATGTATAttgaatgagaagaagaaagaaataaatggtTGATGGAAGAGGAAAAAGGCGTGTGATAACTAGCCTGGAGGCGGCTTGGagtatttctttgaattttgagtattttatatttattttactactTTATTATTGTATGGATGGTATGAGATTGAATtatagaatgaaaataaaattgatttggatGTAAACATTGTACAGACccatttgcccgggcccaacaaaataaatagaagCCCAAacccaaacaaaacaaaataacaattacAGCAAACCCAATTACGGAAACAAAGCCCGATGgcccaaaaccttaaaaatttttggaatgGCCAGAACCCCTAGGGTTTCGGCGCCCCTCGCGCCGCTGCTACCCCATGTGCGCCTTCAGCGCGCACCACGCCCGAAGTCTGCCACCTCCAGCCGACCTTTCACCAAAACGGCAAGTTGACCTTACCATGTACCTGCAAATAGAATGAAAAAGAGAACAAAAGTGGAAGAGCAACAGGGATAATGGCAGAAACGAAAGTAAAAGAATAGGAGAAAAGTAGCAATGTAATCGGCTATAAGAGCTGAATCAAACAAATGTAAATGGGGGCGACTTTTGTATCAAAAAACAGATTCAATCGAAATAAAAAACAGattcaaggtttttttttctttttttagttttgaagtattttttatttttattttgttctcctttcttttcgtttacatctatataaataaatataaaaaaagagggTACCTTTCTTACCTACGCCACGTCGGAAGGAGGGAAGGCGAGGGGTTTTGGCTCGTTTTCGGGTCTTTGGCTTCCCTTTTTACGAGTTTCGGCTCCATATCCGTGGCCTAGAAGCAATGGGGTACAAAAAGGGACCAAAAAGGTCCGATTTTGAGCCTCCGGCCACCACACACAGTGGCGCTACGGCGGAGGCTCGCTGGATTCTCAGGTCGGATTTGTGGCCAGAGAGAGCATCTTTCTCTCCCTCTTtccctgtttttttttttgtaaaatgaagAAACTGATTGTTTTtgcccttttttatttttatactaaacataaaacggcgtcattttgatTTTGGGGTTCAgaggccaaaacggcgtcgttttggtctctgacccgcgcggtgacccgaccctgggggaggatccgcgtgtttttgccTCTTGGGTTATTTGCGTAATTGGTCCCACCAAATTTGTGATGCTTTCAAGGAGGTTTTTcgcatattttacaattttggcCATGAATTTTCGCGTCTATTTCGATTTGGTCCCTCGACCATGTGCGTGCATTTCACTGGAACGGCGACATTTGGTCAGCATGGGAATATTTCTGTCTTGGTCCCCCCTCTTTCAGCGCGCgtcacgatttagtccttttcgtcttttttattttgaattcgcccagtatttttgtttttatttcgatttagtccctttttcagtaattttattattattattattatttctattattattatttattatattattgttacttatcatattattattatcattacataatagcttatatacatatatgtacctTTTATAGTCTTTATATACACCcatgtacatatacatatttttatattttataacttaaaactATTTCCATGCATAtgtatattcattttttaaatactaaatacatacgcatatatatatatatatatatattatattataaaacttaaaagctTTATATATGTACCTTCATAGattttatatcttaaaattatatatacacatatatttttattttgttttataactcaaaactatatatacacacatatatatcttttatatttttatagccttattcatttatttatttatttctttatttatattttcattattattttgaatgaatgttttgattttattgctTATATGCTTGCGTTTGTGTATTATATTAGTTTGTCTTTGTATTTATTTCGTAGTCTTCGCTCATATTATTTATGCTCATCAtcatattcatttttgttcGCATATTGATACCATGTTTTATTTCGtgatagattaattttatttgatgtataaattatgattttatttgaataagcaaaatctcgtgtttagatttgcgaaggtcgtaccctaacttactgggttttgattttcaccataaatctaaatacgtgaattttttaaactcaagttttaaatgatctcgggaataaaaagatcgtgtcctaacttactggtcgtgaccccttttttttaaatccgagatagctaaatacCTTTTAAATTCTCGGCATTCATTCGCGCATCGGGAATTCGagatattgtgtcctaacttactggatatgattctcttccttgattaacgtgaaatatgcccatTTTCTCAagcattttcaatattttaatacaaggatcgtattttaaaattcttcaaagttttcaattcttGACAacaagacattaactaatcaacaaggtaccaatttttgggcattacgagggtgctaatccttcctcatacgtaatcgactcccgaacctgtttttctaaatttcgtggaccaaaatcgttgttttaataaaaccaaaccgtttattaaaaacaattacttttcgaggtgatccaatcacacctcattaaaaaggattggtggcgactcccgtttcttttttcaaaacccaagtcgaccccgtttttcatcctaaaaatggtgtcaacagcttggcgactccactggggacaaacacgagagtcaagccacgagttgattaatttttgtctttttgtcaaaaattgaaaatttagtttaaaagtacgatcctttcgttgcattttGTCTGTCATTTTTTTGGTCTTCaatatgtttactttttttgtttaagCCTTTTGATAATATTGCACATTGCATTACATGACCAcgggtcacacccttttaagtgggagtgagaaactacgccttcgtgaggttttcacctccgcatgggatagtgaatcgctttcgggatacatccgtacctatgtcttcgtgagattttcatctccgcatggccatagggaaatgtattcccctgaaccgaactcggtccgtatgagcctataatgggtgatgatcgaggaatctgctggttcgggtacctttgctttAGAGCCGAACCGCATTTAGTGAACCTAAAAGGccaccctaggtagagccatttcaaacccctagtggttACCCGAATAGGTactctatttttcttgtttgcttctgctttgtactaacctatcttattttgttttgattatgattgcattgcatttgcatcttaggaaagagatattgattcaaatccaattactaaattagaaagcttgtcatggaatacgaattccttgataaagtagaAAACAATACgactgcctgaatatattctgagaaacacaagaaggacGATGGAAGAGTTTGTGACCTTGCTTCGTTGCCTGAGGATTCAAGACGATTGTCCAAGAGCCTTCGACGTTCGAACTCCCTTAAAGAAGTTGACGAGTCTCATGAAGATGACGACCAAGATCTAGAAAAGAAGTTAGCAGTGGCGTCTATTGGAAATTGGCGAGATTATCACAAACATGCAGATGAAGGAAAAGATTGATGTTGTCTCTAGGAATATAAGGGCGAGGCCGTACatgcatctgctttatgtaaaggaatttactttctagaaaagtttcctaaatgtaattgaatcaaaatcaatgtctCTCTAGGCATTCATTTTATGCACCGGTATTACATGCATTAGCATctattgaaagagtctaattgagtcaatttatttcagttaacctggaaaatCGACAAAGTTACGACACCCGAGCTAAGTCAAAAAttatggaccaaaggttggaaaaGCTAGAGCGatttcaaaaggaaatgcaagaccAGCTGCAGGCGCAAATGAAAgaacaaatagaaaagattCAGCATGACATGGTACAAAAGATGCAAGAGTCTCAAAATGATCTGATAACTAAGATGACGCAATTATTGAAGGGAGTAGATAAGGGGAAAGGACCTATGATTATTAATGAGGAAGAAAACAATGGCGAACCACtttatcctccaggtttcaaGCCTCCGCACGCGCAGGTTCAGACTGAGCTGCATCCGCGAAGACCCTCTGTGTCGGTTAGGCCTTAGCAGTTCCAAGGTGATGCTTCAATACCAATGAATTTTCAACCCGGACCGGGCTCTAATCCCGGTGATAGCCCAAATAATATTGCTATCCCAGATCTTGATGAGATGGCTGAAAAGGACAAGGCAAAGGAGGAACTTCCAAAACAATTTGAGGAGAAATAGAAATGGATAGAAGAGAAGTTTAAGGCAATAGAAAGCATTGAAAGCTATCATGGGATAGACgcaaaagatctgagcttggttccgGACTTGGTGCTaccttacaaatttaaaatgccgGAATTCGAGAAATATAACGGGACCAGTTGCCCAGAAGCCCATATTACTATATTTTGCAGAAGAATGACGgggtatattaataatgatcaattattaatacattgcttTCAGGAAAGTCTTACAGGAGCGGTGTCAAAGTGGTACAATCAGCTGAGCAGAACAAAAATTGGTACTTGGAGGGATTTGGCACAGGCTTTCATGAGACAGTACAATCATGTCTAGGAAATGATGCCTGACAGAATTACCCTACAAAATATGGGGAAAAAGCCtaatgaaagttttaggcaatacgcacaaAGGTGGAGGGAGATTACCGTACAAGTTCAGCCACTGCTCTTGGAAAAAGAGACAACAATGCTTTTCATCAATACGCTGAAGGCCCCGTTCATtacgcatatgttaggaagcgcggcaaaaagcttttctaacatagttatgaatggtgaaataatTGAGAACGCTATAAGAGCCGGAAAAATTAAGGCGGAAGAGAGTGATAAGATGTCAAccccaaggagaagagaaaatgggGTGAACAACACAGGTTACTCAAGATCAGTAAGTCATCCAGGTAAAGGGGtcgctagtcaacaaggttcatcaagacaagaatcttaTGTGAAACAAGGCACTGAGAACCTCCAGTTCAAGCCGATtccgatgtcgtataaggagctgtatcaaagcttattcaacgCGCGTATTGTTGCCCCTCTCTACACGAAACCTCCACAGCCTCCATACCCCAAATGGCATGATGCGAATGCATAATGCGAATATCATGTGGGAAAtacggggcattctatagaaaattgcattgcctttaaaaaactgattgaaaggcTTATTAGCATGGGTatcgttaaatttgatgattcctccAGTGCGGAAAATCCGTTACCCAACCATAtttgataatggagtgaatgcaatgcagaagcaactgaagaagggaccttgttagatattcgccCTTATAAACGTGGAAGTGTTCTAAGTAATTCGACTGCGGAAGAAAACCCTATAGTCTCTACAGCTTTTtaaagtaatgttcagaacatttttgttgttcttagcctagaaatgatagaaattcatttgtgaaataggcttatgtctgaacgttattattttaatgaaatgcatcTTTACGATtattttgagccaatattttcattctttacggataattctatattctttcattcttttggattttcttcaaaaccatcattcattcataatcatattgtaaataattattcataaatttatacattcttttgtatattcctCGGTGCTTATTatgggtcctcagatatcaatgacgtgaatgactctgctacagacccagattttccttttgagcaaggcatgtgttcagagggatctcaggactttgaaaatgacaaagattgtagcttacctccggacttattgaggatggttgagcaggaggatagacagatcctacatCACAATGAATCATTAGGAATTCTGAGCTTGGAATTGACTTGTCCTAAAAAatgaagcaagaccttgttcaAAGAGGTCTTTGTaggatcataccaggatatgccgggTTCAGcactgataatgaaatctgcacaacagcaCGATGTCAAAACTTGTATGAATGATA
This sequence is a window from Gossypium raimondii isolate GPD5lz chromosome 5, ASM2569854v1, whole genome shotgun sequence. Protein-coding genes within it:
- the LOC105769577 gene encoding probable beta-D-xylosidase 7, encoding MIVRYMLRINQNPMRHLSTRKMKLLNLSLLIHLCSLLLVSTQPTNQPPFSCDSTDPLTKSYKFCKTTLPINRRVEDLVSRLTLDEKISQLVNTAAAIPRLGIPGYEWWSEALHGVAFVANISQGIRFNGTIRSATSFPQVILTAASFDPYLWYRIGQAIGIEARGVYNAGQARGMTFWTPNINIFRDPRWGRGQETPGEDPLVTGKYAVSFVRGIQGDSFEGGKLGESLQVSACCKHFTAYDLDNWKGINRFVFDANVTLQDLADTYQPPFQSCIEKGKASGVMCAYNRINGVPNCADYNLLSKTARGQWGFNGYITSDCDAVSIIYDEQGYVKEPEDAVADVLTAGMDLDCGEYLKNYTGSAIEKKKVAVSDIDRALHNLFSIRMRLGLFNGNPAKQPFGNIGSDQVCSQEHLNLALEAARNGIVLLKNDNSLLPLAKTEITSLAVIGPNANSSETLVGNYAGPPCNPVTPLQGLQSYVKNINYHPGCSTVNCSSDLADEAMKIVKGTDQVVLVMGLDQTQEREAHDRVDLVLPGHQQKLVTRIASAANKPVILVLLCGGPVDITFAKNDQNIGSIIWAGYPGEAGGRALAEIIFGDHNPGGRLPITWYPQNLTKIPMTDMRMRPEPSSGYPGRTYRFYQGLKVFEFGYGLSYTNYSYEFLPLTKDKVYLNNQSSDKIALGYKSVSEMGTELCEKSKLPVTVRVQNNGEMDGKHAVLLFVRQAKTGNERPIKQLVGFNNVDLKAGEKAEIKLELSPCEHLSSAEGDGQMVVDEGSYFLSIGDKESEITVVFSEDTSDAATSKLMILPRILIFFYIYSFIHSFIPMHIVLK